The genomic region CCTCGTCGATCAGGGACTGCACGAACGTGTCGTCGTGGGTGATCTGGGACAGGTTGCCGTCCCGCACCAGGTAGGCGCGCGAGTCGCCGATGTGCACCAGGCCCAGCCGGTGGCCGGCGAAGAGCACCGCGGTCAGCGTGGTGCCCATGCCTTCCAGGTCGGGGTCGCTGGCGACCAGTTCGGCGATCGCCGAGTTGCCCGAGAGCATGGACTCGCGCAGGTCGCTGAGCAGGTCCTCCCCGGGTTCGTCGTCGTCGAGGGGGGCTAGTGCGGCGATGACGACCTTGCTGGCGACCTCACCGGCGGCATGGCCGCCCATGCCGTCGGCGAGTGCGAGCAGTCGTGGGCCGGCGTACACGGAGTCCTGGTTGTTGGAACGCACCAGGCCCCGGTCGCTGCGGGCCGCATAACGAAGGACGAGGGTCATGAGCGCAGCTCGATCACCGTCTTACCGATACGGATCGGAACGCCGAGCGGGACCCGGGTGGGTGCCGTGACCTTCGCCCGGTCTAGATAACTGCCGTTGGTGGAGCCTAGGTCCTCCACGTACCAGTCCGTTCCTCGAAGCGAGAGTCTGGCGTGCCTCGTCGACGCGTAGTCGTCGTCGAGCACGAGGGTGGAGTCGTCGGCACGGCCGATGAGAATAGGGCGGCCGTCCAGCGCGATGCGGGTACCCGCCAGCGCGCCGTGGGTCACCACGAGTTGCCGGGCGGCCTTGTTGCCCCGCAACTGCCGCCCGCTGGTCCGTCGGGAACCTGGTAGGGCGACCCGCAGCCCGGAGGCCGCGTAGAGATCAGAGCGAACGACACGGAGCGCAGCCAGCACGAACAACCAGAGCAGGGCGAGAAACCCTGCTCTGGTCAGCTGCATCACAAGTTCTGGCACCTGCTGTGATCGCTCCCGCCTTGCGATGTCGTCCTGGTCAGCCCTGGGACCGGAACACCAACGTCGAGTGCCCGATCCTGATCGCGTCGCCGTCGGCGAGCTGCCAGGCCTGGGCCGGGTTGGAGTTGACCGTAGTGCCGTTGGTCGAGCCCAGGTCGGCCAGCATCGCGTTCTGGCCGTCCCAGGTGATCTCCAGGTGCCGGCGGGAAACCCCGGTGTCCGGCAGACGGAAATCGGCGTCCTGGCCACGTCCTATGACGTTGCTGCCCTGCTTGAGGCTATAGGTCCGGTTGGAGCCGTCGTCCAGCTGTAGCGTCGCGGTCAGCGTGCGCGGGCCGGTCTGCACAGCGGGCGGAGCGTATCCCTGCTGATTGGGGTCGGCGTAGCCGCCCTGCTGCGGGTAGCCCTGCTGGCCGTAACCCTGGTCGTAGCCCTGCTGGCCATAACCCGGCTGCTGCTGGGCGTAACCCTGGTCGTAACCGGGCTGCTGGGCATAGCCCTGGTCGTAACCCGGCTGCTGGCCGTAGCCCGGTTGCTGCTGCTGGCCGTAGCCCTGCTCGTAACCGGGCTGCTGGGCGTAACCCTGGTCATAGCCCTGCTGACCGTAACCCGGCTGCTGGCCGTAACCCTGCTGCTCGTAACCGGGCTGCTGCTGGGCATAGCCCTGGTCGTAGCCCTGCTGCTGCCCGTACCCGCCCTGCTGCTGACCGTAGTTCGGGTCGTAGCCCTGCTGGCCGTAGCCGCCTTGCTGCTGCTGGTCGTAGCCGTACTGCCCCTGCTGCTGCTGGGCGTAGCGGTCTCCCTCGGGGTACTGGCCGGGTGGCTGGCTCATGGGTCGGTCTCCTGCGGTGCGAGGTGGTGCCGGCCGTCGGCGCGGCGATGCGTCTGGGTCGACTGACGAGCTCGTGTGGAACTGTCCGGTGTGCAGCGTCTCAGAGCGCTCCAAGGAGACTACGACGTCACCGTATGTGTCCCACCCGTGCTCGGTCAGATGCTCTCCGACACAGTCGGCGAGCAGATCGGTGATCCGCTGCTCGTCGCCGGCTAGCCGGTCGTGGTCGGCTGGGCCGAGTGTCACGGTGTAGTGGTTGGGTGCCAGAAGGCGGCCGCCGGCAAGCTCCTTGACCTTGCGTTCGGCCTCCCTTTGCAGGGCCTGAGCCACCTCCTGGGGTACTACGTTGCCACCGAAAACACGCGCGAAAGTGTTGCCGACAAGGCCTTCGAGCTTGCGCTCGAAGCGCTGCACGAGGCTCATGTCCCACCTTCCCGCATCCGGTTCCAGTCCAGCGAGCGCCGGGCACCGAACGTGGTCGTGCGGTGCTGCAGTGTCGGCTCCGTGTCCGGTCGCTCACCCCGATCGTATCCGGGTCTGGGGGTGAGGGAGGGGCCGAGTTGTAATGCGGTCCCCTGACCGTGCTAGGCTCTCGCCGCACCCCAAAAGGGAGCCCCCGAAAGGGGCGAGTGGCGGAATGGCAGACGCGCACGGTTCAGGTCCGTGTGTCCGAAAGGACGTGAGGGTTCAACTCCCTCCTCGCCCACTTCCGAAGAGGCCCAGGCATGCTACGCCTGGGCCTCTTCGTTCGTAATTACACCGGGGGATCGAATCCCCCGGACCCCCTACGGTGCGGGCGGTTCTGAACCAGCGGGGTTGGGAAGGCTTTTTCGTGCCTCTTCCCCTCCGCCCCCGCAGATCCCTCTCGGCCTGCGCCTCTCCCCTCCCTCGTTGCTTCCCCTGCCTTCCGCCTGCCTTCCTTGTCCTTCCTTCTTGCTTCTCTTGTGCTCGTCCCTCTTTGGGGGCGGTTGGCGGGGTTTGGGGTGCGGTGAGCGGTGAGCGTGCGGGTCTCACACGAACGGCCGCACTGCCGGGGTGAAGTGCTTGACGGTGCATCGACCGGTTACCGACTGAGTTCGGCCGCCGGTCGCAATCGGTGGTTTGCCTTCCCTGCGGTAGGGCGCTGACCTGGTAAATCAGTTAAGGCGTCAGCGAACGAACCAGCTTCGGAACGCCTAGAACGCCGGTGTGGGT from Crossiella sp. CA-258035 harbors:
- a CDS encoding FHA domain-containing protein, translating into MPELVMQLTRAGFLALLWLFVLAALRVVRSDLYAASGLRVALPGSRRTSGRQLRGNKAARQLVVTHGALAGTRIALDGRPILIGRADDSTLVLDDDYASTRHARLSLRGTDWYVEDLGSTNGSYLDRAKVTAPTRVPLGVPIRIGKTVIELRS
- a CDS encoding DUF3662 and FHA domain-containing protein; this encodes MSLVQRFERKLEGLVGNTFARVFGGNVVPQEVAQALQREAERKVKELAGGRLLAPNHYTVTLGPADHDRLAGDEQRITDLLADCVGEHLTEHGWDTYGDVVVSLERSETLHTGQFHTSSSVDPDASPRRRPAPPRTAGDRPMSQPPGQYPEGDRYAQQQQGQYGYDQQQQGGYGQQGYDPNYGQQQGGYGQQQGYDQGYAQQQPGYEQQGYGQQPGYGQQGYDQGYAQQPGYEQGYGQQQQPGYGQQPGYDQGYAQQPGYDQGYAQQQPGYGQQGYDQGYGQQGYPQQGGYADPNQQGYAPPAVQTGPRTLTATLQLDDGSNRTYSLKQGSNVIGRGQDADFRLPDTGVSRRHLEITWDGQNAMLADLGSTNGTTVNSNPAQAWQLADGDAIRIGHSTLVFRSQG